Proteins encoded in a region of the Podarcis muralis chromosome 4, rPodMur119.hap1.1, whole genome shotgun sequence genome:
- the LOC144327601 gene encoding olfactory receptor 51E2-like — protein MSLSATNRTHSDTFSFILMGLPGLEGAHFWLAFPLCAMYLVAVVGNCTVVLVVKTEPALHTPMYFFLCMLAAVDLALSTCTMPKLLSLFWFDAKEIGYRTCLLQMFFIHSLSGVESTILLAMAVDRYVAICHPLQHSSILTNAVTVKVGLVAVVRGVVFFLPLPFLISRLHFRGSTNLTHSYCLHQDVMHLASSNSTTPNVVYGLAAILLVMGLDSLLIFVSYVMIIKTVLQLKSKEERLRASGTCVAHVCVVLSFYVPLIGLSVVHRFGRDLPVLIQITMGNVYLLVPPVLNPIVYGARTKEIRKRALRIMRIGSEGGSH, from the coding sequence ATGTCATTGTCAGCCACCAACAGAACTCATAGCGACACCTTCTCGTTCATCTTGATGGGCCTGCCTGGCCTGGAAGGTGCCCACTTCTGGCTGGCCTTCCCCCTCTGCGCCATGTACCTTGTGGCCGTGGTGGGCAACTGCACCGTGGTGCTTGTCGTGAAGACGGAGCCAGCCCTCCACacgcccatgtacttcttcctctgCATGCTGGCTGCCGTGGACCTGGCCCTCTCCACCTGCACCATGCCCAAACTCCTGTCCCTCTTCTGGTTTGATGCCAAGGAAATTGGCTACAGGACCTgcctcctccagatgttcttcatCCACTCTCTGTCCGGAGTGGAGTCCACCATCCTTCTGGCCATGGCAGTGGATCGCTATGTGGCCATCTGCCACCCTCTGCAGCATTCCTCCATCCTCACCAATGCAGTGACAGTGAAAGTGGGCTTGGTGGCCGTGGTGAGAGGTGTCGtcttcttccttcctctgccCTTTCTGATCAGCCGCCTGCACTTCCGTGGCTCCACCAACCTCACCCATTCCTACTGCCTCCACCAAGACGTGATGCACCTGGCTTCGAGCAACAGCACCACACCCAATGTTGTGTATGGCTTGGCTGCCATTCTCCTGGTGATGGGTCTCGATTCTCTGCTCATCTTTGTCTCCTACGTGATGATCATTAAGACTGTCTTGCAGCTGAAGTCAAAGGAGGAGCGCCTCCGGGCTTCTGGGACCTGTGTGGCCCATGTGTGTGTTGTCTTGTCCTTCTACGTGCCCCTGATTGGGCTGTCTGTGGTGCACAGGTTTGGGAGAGACCTTCCTGTGCTGATTCAAATCACAATGGGCAATGTCTACCTCTTGGTGCCTCCAGTGCTCAACCCCATTGTCTATGGAGCCAGGACCAAGGAGATTCGGAAACGGGCATTGAGGATAATGAGGATAGGGAGTGAGGGAGGTTCTCATTGA
- the LOC144327599 gene encoding olfactory receptor 51G2-like, translating to MEPPQPDAPNASFYQPSVLLLMGIPGMGRSHHRLISIPFCLLYFVALLGNCIILFIIGRTTSLHEPMYYFLSMLALMDLGLVLCTLPTTLGIFWFDARAIGFDACLTQMYFIHVVSMLESSVLLAMAFDRFVAISRPLRYKAILTKPTILKIGLAMLVRAAVALLPIPFLLRRLTYCSNNSLSHSFCLHPDIMKLACKDVDISVNVLYGLIIILSTAGIDSLLIVLSYFLIIRTVIKVGPKGKCLKALNTCVSHICAVLIFFIPMIGLSIIHRFGNGVDPLVKAMVAYVYLIVPPALNPIIYSIKSKQIRKAIWKLLLWKMERRGEAVTVSVQFSRCETSHDAVPWTVLYPVELPAQILQRKPAQ from the coding sequence ATGGAACCTCCCCAGCCAGACGCTCCCAACGCCTCCTTCTACCAGCCTTCCGTGCTCCTCCTGATGGGCATCCCTGGAATGGGCAGGAGCCACCATAGACTCATCTCCATCCCCTTCTGCTTGCTTTACTTTGTGGCCCTCTTGGGGAACTGCATCATCCTGTTCATCATTGGCAGAACGACCAGTCTCCATGAGCCCATGTATTACTTCCTCTCCATGTTGGCCCTCATGGACCTGGGCCTGGTGCTGTGCACCCTCCCGACCACGCTAGGCATCTTCTGGTTCGACGCCAGGGCGATTGGCTTTGATGCCTGCCTCACCCAGATGTATTTCATCCATGTCGTCTCCATGCTGGAATCCTCAGTGCTGCTGGCCATGGCCTTTGACCGCTTTGTGGCCATCTCACGCCCCCTGAGGTACAAAGCCATCTTGACCAAGCCAACCATTCTCAAGATAGGCCTGGCCATGTTGGTGAGGGCGGCCGTCGCCCTGCTCCCGATCCCTTTTCTGCTCAGGAGGCTGACGTACTGCAGCAACAACAGCCTCTCCCACTCCTTTTGCTTGCATCCTGACATCATGAAGCTGGCCTGCAAAGACGTTGACATCAGCGTCAATGTTCTGTATGGTTTAATCATCATTCTTTCAACAGCTGGCATAGATTCGCTCCTCATTGTGCTGTCTTATTTCCTGATCATCAGGACTGTCATCAAGGTGGGTCCCAAGGGGAAGTGCCTGAAGGCTTTGAATACCTGTGTCTCTCACATCTGCGCGGTCCTCATTTTTTTCATCCCCATGATTGGCCTATCCATCATCCATCGATTTGGCAACGGTGTGGACCCGCTTGTAAAAGCCATGGTCGCCTACGTCTACCTGATCGTGCCCCCCGCTTTGAACCCTATCATTTACAGTATTAAATCCAAGCAGATCCGGAAAGCCATCTGGAAgctgttgctttggaagatggagCGGAGAGGTGAAGCAGTAACTGTTTCAGTTCAGTTCAGCCGTTGTGAAACTAGCCATGATGCGGTTCCCTGGACAGTTTTGTACCCTGTGGAGCTGCCTGCACAGATTTTGCAAAGGAAACCAGCACAATGA